From Chengkuizengella sediminis, the proteins below share one genomic window:
- the accD gene encoding acetyl-CoA carboxylase, carboxyltransferase subunit beta encodes MFKELFNKKRKYATIPSENSKRDNIPEGLMNKCPKCGTIQFNKELEKNLKVCSGCGHHFRLNAKERFQITLDDGRLFEYDSDMISEDPLDFPGYKEKITKHQEKTGSKDAVITGEGTLGGFPVVVAGMSFEFFGGSMGSVVGEKVTRAIETAMNKNYPLLIFSTSGGARMEESILSLMQMAKTSAAIQKFSDQGGLYISIITDPTFGGVPASFAMLGDYIIAEPGAAFGFTGRRVIEQTIRQKLPETFQTAEFNLKHGQLDKVVPRDQMKNTLIKLLDLHLTKEETEYGE; translated from the coding sequence GTGTTTAAAGAACTATTTAATAAAAAAAGAAAATATGCAACAATCCCTTCTGAAAACTCTAAGCGAGACAATATTCCAGAGGGATTGATGAACAAGTGTCCAAAATGTGGAACGATTCAATTTAATAAAGAGTTAGAAAAAAATTTAAAGGTTTGTTCAGGCTGTGGTCATCATTTTAGATTAAACGCAAAAGAAAGATTTCAAATCACATTAGATGATGGAAGATTATTTGAATATGACAGTGATATGATATCTGAAGATCCATTAGATTTTCCAGGTTATAAAGAGAAAATAACAAAACATCAAGAAAAAACAGGTTCAAAGGATGCAGTTATCACAGGAGAAGGAACACTAGGAGGATTTCCTGTGGTAGTGGCAGGGATGAGTTTTGAATTTTTTGGCGGTAGCATGGGATCTGTTGTAGGTGAAAAAGTAACTAGAGCCATTGAAACAGCAATGAATAAAAACTATCCATTGCTTATTTTTTCTACATCCGGTGGAGCTAGAATGGAAGAAAGTATCCTAAGTTTAATGCAAATGGCTAAAACAAGTGCAGCAATCCAAAAATTTAGTGATCAAGGTGGATTATATATTTCCATTATTACTGATCCGACTTTTGGAGGTGTCCCTGCCAGTTTTGCCATGTTAGGAGATTATATTATCGCAGAACCAGGTGCTGCTTTTGGATTTACTGGTAGACGAGTGATTGAGCAAACCATTAGACAAAAATTGCCAGAAACATTCCAAACGGCGGAATTTAATTTAAAACATGGGCAACTGGACAAAGTTGTTCCACGCGATCAAATGAAAAACACTTTAATTAAATTATTAGATTTACATTTAACAAAGGAGGAAACCGAATATGGCGAATGA
- a CDS encoding glutamate decarboxylase, with the protein MWTVIYIVPTEKKAERLKDNLTTEGFFVKIKSSGLSKNQFEILVPEGEVEEVQEVLSTLLHK; encoded by the coding sequence ATGTGGACAGTAATTTATATTGTACCTACTGAAAAAAAGGCTGAACGATTAAAGGATAACCTGACTACCGAAGGTTTTTTTGTGAAAATTAAATCAAGCGGATTATCCAAAAATCAATTTGAAATATTGGTCCCTGAGGGAGAAGTGGAAGAAGTGCAGGAGGTACTGAGTACCCTGCTTCACAAATAA
- the pyk gene encoding pyruvate kinase produces MRKTKIVCTLGPASETLEKTKELIQAGLNVGRLNFSHGDFEEHGNRIVNIRKASEELGKTVAILLDTKGPEIRTGKLKEDKVQLVANEYITLTTEEIQGGQSRVAITYDELPKEVHIGSTILIDDGLIGLEVVEVQDTEIKCKIVNGGLLGSRKGVNVPGVKISLPGITEKDTNDIIFGIEQGVDFIAASFVRKASDVLEIRDLLQRYNAQHIHIISKIENQEGVDNLDEILEVSDGLMVARGDLGVEIPAEEVPLVQKRMIEKCNQAGKPVITATQMLDSMQRNPRPTRAEASDVANAIFDGTDAIMLSGETAQGKYPLESVKTMARIAEKAESALEYREIFLKQTSIQQITVTESISQSVANSALDLNAKAIFTSTQSGYTARMVSKYRPKSPIIAVTPDKQVMRRLSLVWGVNPVKGEQADSTDEMFELAVNSGLRAGYVQFGDLVVITAGVPIGRSGTTNLIKIHHIGEMIAKGQGIGSYSVTGRVVAARTPEEANEKVSEGCILVTVGTDKDYISAMQKASAIITETGGLTSHAAVVGVELGIPVIVSVDNALNILKDGMDVSVYSEQGFIYSGKSETL; encoded by the coding sequence ATGCGTAAAACAAAAATTGTATGTACTTTAGGACCAGCAAGTGAAACATTGGAAAAAACAAAAGAGTTAATCCAAGCAGGTTTGAATGTAGGAAGATTAAATTTTTCTCATGGTGATTTTGAAGAACATGGAAATCGTATCGTAAACATTAGAAAAGCTAGTGAGGAATTAGGTAAAACAGTTGCTATTTTATTAGATACTAAAGGACCTGAAATTAGAACAGGGAAATTAAAAGAAGATAAGGTTCAACTTGTTGCCAACGAATATATTACTTTGACCACAGAAGAAATTCAAGGTGGTCAAAGTCGTGTTGCAATTACTTATGATGAGCTTCCTAAAGAAGTTCATATCGGATCTACGATATTAATTGATGACGGATTAATTGGTTTGGAAGTTGTGGAAGTCCAAGATACTGAAATTAAGTGTAAAATTGTGAATGGTGGTTTGCTTGGTAGTAGAAAAGGTGTAAATGTACCTGGAGTAAAGATATCATTACCAGGTATTACTGAAAAGGATACCAATGATATTATTTTTGGAATCGAACAAGGTGTTGACTTTATTGCAGCTTCATTTGTGCGAAAAGCAAGTGATGTACTAGAGATTAGAGATTTATTACAACGTTATAATGCACAACATATACATATTATTTCAAAAATTGAGAATCAAGAAGGTGTGGACAATCTTGATGAAATTTTAGAAGTATCTGATGGATTAATGGTTGCACGTGGGGATCTAGGTGTTGAAATCCCAGCAGAAGAAGTACCATTAGTTCAAAAACGAATGATTGAGAAATGCAACCAAGCGGGTAAACCAGTTATTACAGCTACACAAATGCTTGATTCTATGCAACGTAATCCTCGCCCAACTAGAGCGGAAGCGAGTGATGTTGCCAATGCGATTTTTGATGGAACTGATGCGATCATGTTATCTGGAGAAACTGCACAAGGGAAATATCCTTTGGAATCAGTGAAAACAATGGCTCGTATTGCAGAAAAAGCAGAATCTGCACTTGAATACCGTGAAATCTTCTTAAAACAAACGAGTATTCAACAAATTACTGTGACGGAATCCATAAGTCAATCTGTTGCGAATTCTGCTTTAGATTTAAATGCAAAAGCCATTTTCACATCCACCCAAAGTGGTTATACAGCACGTATGGTATCCAAATATCGTCCTAAGTCTCCTATCATTGCAGTAACTCCAGATAAACAGGTTATGCGTCGTTTATCCTTAGTATGGGGAGTAAATCCAGTTAAAGGAGAACAGGCAGATTCTACAGATGAAATGTTTGAACTTGCAGTAAATAGTGGGTTAAGAGCAGGATATGTTCAATTCGGAGATTTAGTAGTAATCACTGCTGGAGTACCAATTGGGCGTTCTGGAACAACAAACTTAATTAAGATCCATCACATTGGTGAAATGATTGCTAAAGGTCAAGGAATTGGTAGTTATAGTGTGACAGGAAGGGTTGTTGCAGCTCGTACACCAGAAGAAGCGAATGAGAAGGTTTCAGAAGGATGTATATTAGTTACCGTTGGAACTGATAAGGATTATATTTCAGCCATGCAAAAAGCATCAGCAATTATAACTGAGACAGGTGGCCTTACTTCACATGCAGCAGTAGTTGGGGTTGAATTAGGTATTCCTGTTATTGTTAGTGTAGATAATGCCTTAAATATATTAAAAGATGGCATGGATGTTTCTGTATATAGTGAACAAGGTTTCATTTATTCTGGAAAATCAGAAACCTTATAA
- a CDS encoding acyl-CoA thioesterase produces the protein MGVVHHGNYLNWFEIGRTEYVREMGNSYRDIEKLGLYLPVVDVQMSFRKPARYDDVIDIYTKVAEFTNKKIIFEVEIRKGDDLLVTGKTVHVWLNSQWKTVRLDEEAPELYERLTIG, from the coding sequence ATGGGTGTAGTGCACCATGGGAATTATTTGAATTGGTTTGAAATAGGAAGGACAGAATATGTAAGAGAGATGGGTAATAGTTATAGAGATATTGAAAAATTAGGGCTATACCTTCCCGTTGTTGATGTACAAATGAGCTTTAGAAAACCAGCTAGATACGATGATGTTATTGATATTTATACAAAAGTGGCTGAGTTTACGAATAAAAAAATTATATTTGAAGTCGAAATCCGAAAGGGAGACGATCTTTTAGTTACTGGAAAAACAGTACATGTATGGTTAAACTCACAATGGAAGACGGTTCGTTTGGACGAAGAAGCACCTGAGTTATATGAACGTTTAACAATAGGATAG
- the accA gene encoding acetyl-CoA carboxylase carboxyl transferase subunit alpha, which produces MANELPFEKPLIDLRAKINEIRKFGIEKEIDISEEINRLEQRYVDLEEEIFSNLTVSQKIQIARHPMRPTTLDYVQHIFDDFIELHGDRSYGDDLAIVGGIAKLNGQSVTIVGHQKGKDTKDNIARNFGMPHPEGFRKGLRLMKQANKFKRPIITFIDTPGAYPGGAAEERGQAEAIAKNLLEMAGFEVPIICIVIGEGGSGGALALGVGNRVLMLENAIYSVSSPEAAASILYKDASKSLLAAESMRITANHIHNFGVADEIIPEPKGGAHQNVKEQAEMIKETILKHLVQLNGLDEFEIKEDRYKKFRKIGSFTVLENVY; this is translated from the coding sequence ATGGCGAATGAACTGCCATTTGAAAAACCTCTTATAGATTTACGTGCGAAAATTAATGAAATACGCAAATTTGGGATTGAAAAAGAAATTGATATATCTGAAGAAATTAATCGCCTCGAACAAAGATATGTGGATTTGGAAGAAGAAATTTTTTCTAATTTAACAGTCTCGCAAAAGATACAAATAGCTAGGCATCCTATGCGTCCTACTACATTAGATTATGTTCAACATATATTTGATGATTTTATTGAATTACATGGAGATCGTTCTTATGGGGATGATTTAGCGATTGTTGGTGGCATAGCCAAGTTGAATGGTCAATCAGTAACGATTGTTGGTCATCAAAAAGGAAAAGACACGAAGGATAATATTGCACGTAATTTTGGTATGCCTCATCCTGAAGGATTCCGTAAAGGATTACGTTTAATGAAACAAGCAAATAAATTTAAAAGACCCATTATTACATTTATTGATACCCCTGGTGCTTATCCAGGTGGTGCTGCAGAAGAAAGAGGTCAGGCTGAAGCTATTGCTAAGAATTTATTGGAAATGGCTGGTTTTGAAGTGCCTATTATTTGTATCGTTATTGGTGAAGGTGGAAGTGGAGGGGCTCTGGCTTTAGGTGTAGGAAATAGAGTGCTTATGTTAGAAAATGCCATTTATTCTGTGAGTAGCCCAGAAGCTGCTGCTTCTATCCTTTATAAAGATGCTTCCAAATCCCTTCTTGCTGCAGAATCCATGAGAATAACTGCAAATCATATTCATAACTTTGGAGTAGCTGATGAAATCATTCCAGAACCAAAAGGTGGAGCTCATCAGAACGTAAAAGAACAAGCTGAGATGATAAAAGAAACTATACTGAAACATCTCGTACAACTTAATGGGTTGGATGAATTTGAGATAAAAGAAGATAGATACAAAAAATTTAGGAAAATTGGGAGTTTTACTGTGCTTGAAAATGTATATTAG
- a CDS encoding DNA polymerase III subunit alpha: MERFTHLHVHSEYSLLDGAARIEHLTKRASELSMNALALTDHGVMYGALPFYKSCLKNNIKPIIGCEVYFTAESLHEKKSRKESPIYHLILLCKNEKGYQNLMKICSIAHLKGHHYKPRIDEQHLKKHAEGLICLSACLGGEVSQHLLHEEWGKAKKAADRYHRIFGEDFYLEIQDHGIFEQKKVMNNMIKLSRDTGIQLVATNDVHYIQQEDYSVQDVLICIGTGKTLEDSHRMKFQTDQLYLKSQSEMNDLFSFVPEAIHNTKVIENKCNLQLNLGASILPQYAPIPEGFNSHTYLNHLCEEGLLKRYQGLLEWEDPSFQAEVKERLDYELRVIQNMGYSDYFLIVWDFIRFAHEKNIMTGPGRGSSAGSLVAYVLNITNVDPIRYELLFERFLNPERISMPDIDIDFSDERREEVIDYVVQKYGSEHVAQIITFGTMAAKAAVRDVGRVLNFPYQEVDKTAKMIPNQLGITIDKAISYNPDLKSAYEKNEKIYELLNMASKVEGFPRHASTHAAGVVISKEPLTNYAPLQDGTDQIPLTQYPMEQLESIGLLKMDFLGLRTLSIIERTLDWIKKQVNVDIDLQKLNVNDATTYEMLSKGETTGIFQLESSGVRRVLKDLKPSEFEDIISVLALYRPGPMEFIPKYIQGKHKKIKVEYPHSSLKTILSDTYGIIVYQEQIMQIASKMAGFSLGEADLLRRAVSKKKREELVKQREAFVTGSINQGYAETDANKVYDMIVRFADYGFPRAHATAYGVLAFQTAYLKAHYPVQFMSAMLTSVIGNQGKLAEYIDECRRMKIKVLPPDVNESDILFTPVKDQNSNDQWKGAIRFGLAAIKNVGTTAMKSIINERQSSPFEDLLDFCQKVDSKACNTRVVESLILSGAFDFLPGHRAQLLAMLDETMDAAVKWKKEREDLQIHLFGLTEEMNWTIDYPEVLAFTETQRLEQEKEMLGLFVSGHPLDAYQGKIANLNTNEIHLMGELKENTIARVVGMIISSRMILTKKGQQMAFMELEDRITKLEAIIFPETWKKYGENIEKGKIVYLEGKIQHQDEGIKLLVHRVVPIDDISEKFFVKESPKQDYSEKREKNKLNNKQHVYIKIMEMNQSAEKLVKLKKMLKKHTGPLEVILFYEQTHKIVALNESFNIKPSQELFTAIEAFLGKGTVKVR; the protein is encoded by the coding sequence ATGGAAAGGTTTACTCACCTACACGTACATAGTGAATATAGTTTATTGGATGGAGCAGCTCGAATCGAGCACTTAACAAAAAGAGCGTCCGAATTATCCATGAACGCACTTGCATTAACTGATCATGGCGTGATGTATGGAGCACTCCCATTTTATAAATCATGTCTAAAAAATAATATAAAACCCATCATTGGTTGTGAGGTGTATTTCACGGCTGAATCTTTGCATGAAAAAAAATCTAGAAAAGAGAGTCCGATATATCATCTGATTCTGTTATGCAAAAATGAAAAGGGTTATCAAAACCTAATGAAAATTTGTTCGATTGCACATCTCAAAGGGCATCATTATAAACCTAGAATTGATGAGCAACATTTAAAAAAGCATGCAGAGGGACTCATTTGTTTGAGCGCTTGTTTAGGAGGAGAAGTTTCACAACATTTACTTCATGAAGAGTGGGGTAAAGCTAAAAAGGCAGCCGACCGTTATCATCGTATATTTGGAGAGGATTTTTACCTAGAGATCCAGGACCATGGGATTTTTGAACAGAAAAAAGTGATGAATAACATGATCAAACTGAGTCGTGACACGGGTATTCAATTAGTAGCAACAAATGATGTCCACTACATTCAACAAGAGGACTATTCTGTACAGGATGTTCTAATTTGTATTGGTACTGGTAAAACATTAGAAGATTCACACAGAATGAAGTTTCAAACAGATCAATTATATCTTAAAAGTCAATCTGAGATGAATGATTTATTTTCATTTGTTCCTGAAGCGATCCATAATACAAAAGTAATAGAAAATAAATGTAATCTGCAGTTAAATTTAGGAGCGTCTATTTTACCCCAATATGCACCAATACCCGAGGGATTTAACTCACATACTTATTTGAACCATCTTTGTGAAGAAGGTTTACTAAAAAGATATCAAGGGTTACTGGAATGGGAGGATCCATCCTTTCAGGCAGAAGTTAAAGAAAGACTGGACTATGAACTTCGTGTCATTCAAAACATGGGGTATTCGGATTATTTTTTAATCGTTTGGGATTTTATTCGTTTCGCACATGAAAAAAATATCATGACTGGGCCTGGAAGAGGTTCTTCTGCGGGCAGCTTAGTCGCCTATGTTTTAAACATAACGAATGTAGATCCAATACGTTATGAGCTATTATTTGAACGATTTTTAAATCCAGAAAGAATTTCTATGCCAGATATTGATATTGATTTTAGCGATGAACGACGGGAAGAAGTCATTGATTATGTTGTACAAAAATATGGTTCAGAACATGTAGCCCAAATTATCACTTTCGGTACAATGGCGGCAAAAGCCGCTGTAAGAGACGTTGGTAGAGTACTAAACTTTCCTTATCAAGAAGTGGATAAAACAGCAAAAATGATTCCAAATCAGCTTGGAATCACTATTGATAAAGCAATTTCTTATAATCCTGATCTAAAAAGCGCCTATGAAAAAAACGAGAAAATTTACGAACTTTTAAATATGGCATCTAAAGTAGAAGGATTTCCTAGACATGCATCTACACACGCAGCGGGTGTTGTCATATCTAAAGAACCTTTAACAAATTACGCTCCTCTACAGGATGGAACGGATCAAATCCCTCTAACTCAATATCCTATGGAGCAGCTTGAATCTATTGGATTGTTAAAGATGGATTTTTTAGGTCTGCGTACATTATCTATTATTGAAAGAACGCTGGATTGGATCAAAAAACAGGTTAATGTTGATATAGATCTACAAAAATTAAATGTAAATGATGCAACAACATATGAGATGTTAAGCAAAGGGGAAACAACAGGTATCTTTCAATTAGAATCATCGGGTGTACGTCGTGTTCTAAAAGATTTAAAACCTTCAGAATTTGAGGATATTATTTCTGTTCTAGCCTTGTATCGTCCAGGACCAATGGAGTTTATCCCTAAATATATTCAAGGTAAACATAAAAAAATCAAGGTAGAATACCCACACTCCTCTCTCAAAACTATATTATCTGACACGTATGGCATTATCGTGTATCAAGAGCAGATTATGCAAATTGCATCAAAGATGGCAGGTTTTAGTCTGGGAGAAGCGGATCTTCTTAGACGAGCTGTATCTAAAAAGAAAAGGGAAGAGTTAGTTAAGCAACGAGAGGCCTTTGTAACAGGATCTATAAATCAAGGGTATGCTGAAACAGATGCGAATAAAGTCTATGATATGATCGTTCGATTTGCAGATTATGGATTTCCAAGGGCTCATGCAACTGCTTACGGAGTATTAGCATTTCAAACGGCTTATTTAAAGGCTCATTATCCAGTACAGTTTATGTCTGCTATGTTAACTTCTGTAATTGGAAATCAGGGGAAATTAGCTGAATATATTGATGAATGTCGAAGAATGAAAATTAAAGTATTACCTCCAGATGTAAATGAAAGTGATATTTTGTTTACACCAGTTAAGGATCAAAACTCCAATGATCAATGGAAGGGTGCTATTCGATTTGGATTGGCCGCGATTAAAAATGTAGGAACAACAGCAATGAAATCTATAATTAATGAAAGACAAAGTTCGCCGTTTGAAGACTTGTTGGATTTTTGTCAGAAAGTGGACTCAAAGGCATGTAATACAAGGGTAGTAGAATCGCTCATTTTAAGTGGAGCTTTTGATTTTCTTCCAGGTCATCGTGCTCAATTGTTAGCCATGTTAGATGAAACGATGGATGCTGCAGTGAAATGGAAAAAAGAAAGAGAAGATCTACAAATTCATCTATTTGGATTAACTGAGGAAATGAACTGGACCATAGATTATCCAGAGGTTTTGGCCTTTACAGAAACACAAAGGCTAGAACAAGAAAAAGAAATGTTAGGTTTATTCGTTTCCGGACATCCACTTGATGCATATCAAGGAAAAATAGCCAATTTAAATACAAATGAGATACATCTAATGGGTGAGTTGAAGGAAAATACCATTGCTCGAGTTGTAGGTATGATTATATCATCTAGAATGATATTAACAAAAAAAGGTCAACAGATGGCCTTTATGGAATTAGAGGATCGTATCACTAAATTAGAAGCAATTATTTTTCCTGAAACTTGGAAAAAATATGGGGAAAACATTGAAAAAGGGAAAATTGTGTATTTAGAAGGAAAAATACAACATCAAGATGAAGGGATAAAACTATTAGTACATCGTGTTGTTCCAATAGATGACATCAGCGAAAAGTTTTTTGTCAAAGAAAGTCCTAAACAGGACTACTCTGAGAAAAGGGAAAAAAATAAACTGAATAATAAACAGCATGTATACATTAAGATTATGGAAATGAATCAAAGTGCCGAAAAACTAGTGAAATTAAAAAAAATGCTGAAAAAACATACAGGCCCTCTTGAAGTCATATTATTTTATGAACAAACCCATAAGATCGTAGCATTAAATGAATCATTTAATATAAAACCTTCACAAGAGCTTTTTACAGCTATTGAAGCATTCTTAGGGAAAGGAACAGTAAAAGTGAGATAA